The Bubalus bubalis isolate 160015118507 breed Murrah chromosome 1, NDDB_SH_1, whole genome shotgun sequence genome includes a region encoding these proteins:
- the WDR53 gene encoding WD repeat-containing protein 53 isoform X1, whose product MAVKWTGGHSSPILCLNASQEGLVASGAEGGDLVVWGEDGTLLGHTCFQGAEDVTNVLFSPSCPTKLYASHGEAISILDVRSLKEPLDDFHVNEEEINCLSLNETENLLASADDSGTIKILDLENKKISRSLKRHSNICSSVAFRPQRPQSLVSCGLDMQVMLWNLRKARPLWITNLQEDETEEMESPQSPGQLLNPALAHSVSVASCGNVFSCGAEDGKVRIFRVMGVKCEQELGFKGHSLGVSQVCFLRESYLLLTGGNDGKIKLWDVSSEIEKKHKSPTKHTHRKKTKRAAYTKQGGNTHASVIGEDEHGKILPKLSIEHGEKVNWLLSTKIKGYRNILVADQTSCISVYPLKEF is encoded by the exons ATGGCAGTCAAGTGGACTGGTGGACATTCTTCTCCTATTCTCTGCCTGAATGCAAGTCAAGAAGGGCTAGTGGCTTCTGGAGCAGAAGGTGGGGATCTTGTGGTTTGGGGTGAAGATGGGACTCTTTTAGGACACACGTGCTTCCAAGGGGCAGAGGATGTTACCAACGTCTTATTTTCTCCATCCTGCCCCACCAAACTCTATGCCTCACATGGAGAAGCCATTAGCATACTGGATGTCAGGTCTCTTAAAGAACCCTTGGACGATTTTCATGtgaatgaagaagaaatcaaCTGTCTTTCATTGAATGAAACTGAAAACCTGCTGGCTTCTGCTGATGACTCTGGAACAATCAAAATCCTAGacctggaaaataagaaaattagcaGATCACTGAAGAGACATTCCAATATCTGTTCCTCTGTAGCTTTTCGACCTCAAAGGCCTCAGAGCCTGGTGTCATGTGGACTGGATATGCAG GTGATGCTGTGGAACCTTCGGAAAGCCCGGCCACTCTGGATTACAAATTTACAGGAGGATGaaacagaagaaatggaaagtcCACAATCACCTGGTCAGCTTTTAAACCCTGCCTTAGCCCACTCTGTGTCTGTGGCATCATGTGGCAATGTTTTTAGTTGTGGTGCAGAAGATGGTAAGGTTCGAATCTTTAGGGTGATGGGAGTCAAGTGTGAACAGGAACTGGGATTTAAGGGCCATTCTTTGGGGGTTTCCCAAGTCTGCTTTCTGCGAGAATCCTATTTGCTGCTTACTGGAGGGAATGATGGAAAGATAAAGCTGTGGGATGTAAGcagtgaaattgaaaaaaaacatAAGAGTCCAACCAAACATACTCACAGGAAGAAAACCAAAAGGGCAGCTTACACCAAGCAAGGTGGAAACACTCATGCTTCAGTAATAGGTGAAGATGAACATGGCAAAATTTTACCAAAGTTAAGTATTGAACATGGAGAAAAAGTGAACTGGCTCTTAAGTACAAAAATAAAGGGGTACCGAAATATATTGGTAGCTGATCAAACTAGTTGTATATCAGTGTATcccttaaaagaattttaa
- the WDR53 gene encoding WD repeat-containing protein 53 isoform X2, translating into MLWNLRKARPLWITNLQEDETEEMESPQSPGQLLNPALAHSVSVASCGNVFSCGAEDGKVRIFRVMGVKCEQELGFKGHSLGVSQVCFLRESYLLLTGGNDGKIKLWDVSSEIEKKHKSPTKHTHRKKTKRAAYTKQGGNTHASVIGEDEHGKILPKLSIEHGEKVNWLLSTKIKGYRNILVADQTSCISVYPLKEF; encoded by the coding sequence ATGCTGTGGAACCTTCGGAAAGCCCGGCCACTCTGGATTACAAATTTACAGGAGGATGaaacagaagaaatggaaagtcCACAATCACCTGGTCAGCTTTTAAACCCTGCCTTAGCCCACTCTGTGTCTGTGGCATCATGTGGCAATGTTTTTAGTTGTGGTGCAGAAGATGGTAAGGTTCGAATCTTTAGGGTGATGGGAGTCAAGTGTGAACAGGAACTGGGATTTAAGGGCCATTCTTTGGGGGTTTCCCAAGTCTGCTTTCTGCGAGAATCCTATTTGCTGCTTACTGGAGGGAATGATGGAAAGATAAAGCTGTGGGATGTAAGcagtgaaattgaaaaaaaacatAAGAGTCCAACCAAACATACTCACAGGAAGAAAACCAAAAGGGCAGCTTACACCAAGCAAGGTGGAAACACTCATGCTTCAGTAATAGGTGAAGATGAACATGGCAAAATTTTACCAAAGTTAAGTATTGAACATGGAGAAAAAGTGAACTGGCTCTTAAGTACAAAAATAAAGGGGTACCGAAATATATTGGTAGCTGATCAAACTAGTTGTATATCAGTGTATcccttaaaagaattttaa